From a region of the Thermus caldilimi genome:
- a CDS encoding peptidylprolyl isomerase: MGVRALLLGLLVVLGACKGESMKPLPYLSEKPVRSFKAPEAVLEPGKDYYARLKTSKGDILLDLLEKEAPNTVNSFVFLALHRYFEGVEWHRVIPGFVAQTGDPTGTGRGGPGYAFGLEIAPGLAFDREGMVGMARTQDPNSNGSQFFITLAPTPHLTGQYTLFAQVAEGMEVVRRLTPTEGPGAGRERDKILSVEILVKE; the protein is encoded by the coding sequence ATGGGGGTGCGCGCGCTTCTTCTTGGCCTCTTGGTCGTCCTCGGCGCCTGTAAAGGTGAGAGCATGAAGCCCCTCCCCTACCTCTCCGAGAAGCCGGTGCGCTCCTTCAAGGCCCCGGAAGCCGTTTTGGAGCCCGGCAAGGACTACTACGCCCGCCTCAAAACCAGCAAAGGGGATATCCTTCTGGACCTCCTGGAGAAGGAGGCCCCCAACACGGTGAACTCCTTCGTCTTCCTGGCCCTCCACCGCTACTTCGAGGGGGTGGAGTGGCACCGGGTGATCCCCGGCTTCGTGGCTCAGACCGGAGACCCCACGGGCACGGGGCGGGGCGGGCCCGGCTACGCCTTCGGCCTGGAGATCGCTCCGGGGCTGGCCTTTGACCGGGAAGGGATGGTGGGCATGGCCCGCACCCAAGACCCCAACTCCAACGGAAGCCAGTTCTTCATCACCCTGGCCCCCACCCCCCACCTCACCGGGCAGTACACCCTCTTCGCCCAGGTGGCGGAAGGCATGGAGGTGGTCAGGCGCCTCACCCCCACGGAAGGCCCGGGAGCCGGGCGGGAGCGGGACAAGATCCTCAGCGTGGAGATCCTGGTCAAGGAATGA
- the dcd gene encoding dCTP deaminase: MIKPDWWIREMAKKGMIEPFEERLVREGVISYGLSSFGYDLRAAPEWKIFTNVFSTVVDPKGFDPRSFVEYEGEEVIIPPNSFALTRSVEYIRMPENVIAIALGKSTYARCGIVANVTPLEPGWEGHVTLEISNTTPLPAKVYANEGIVQIVFLEGPRPETTYKDRQGKYQGQRGITLPRV, translated from the coding sequence ATGATTAAGCCGGACTGGTGGATCCGGGAGATGGCCAAAAAGGGCATGATCGAGCCCTTTGAGGAAAGGCTGGTGCGGGAAGGGGTGATCAGCTACGGGCTTTCCAGCTTCGGCTACGACCTCCGGGCCGCCCCCGAGTGGAAGATCTTCACCAACGTCTTCTCCACCGTGGTGGACCCCAAGGGCTTTGACCCGAGAAGCTTTGTGGAGTACGAGGGGGAGGAGGTCATCATCCCCCCCAACTCCTTCGCCCTCACCCGAAGCGTGGAGTACATCCGCATGCCGGAAAACGTCATCGCCATCGCCCTAGGCAAGAGCACCTACGCCCGGTGCGGCATCGTGGCCAACGTGACCCCCTTAGAACCGGGCTGGGAAGGGCACGTGACCCTGGAGATTTCCAACACCACCCCCCTGCCCGCCAAGGTCTACGCCAACGAGGGCATCGTGCAGATCGTCTTCTTGGAGGGCCCCAGGCCCGAAACCACCTACAAGGACCGCCAAGGGAAGTACCAGGGGCAAAGGGGTATCACCCTGCCCCGGGTGTAG
- a CDS encoding putative Ig domain-containing protein, translating into MRKLWPLFLLLVACGTQDSTGVGMEPLRLTSTSLPPAYLGEAYTATFSAEGGVRPYTFSLEGKLPQGLAFQGGRITGVPREKGQFPVTLTVEDGAKNSRVQRLTLTVSDPPPPRLTLVAPPAQVEGPFLLLGRVEVRETLGFQLELPLRDLNPDLASLKVVSPVYLLDYDAEAGLLRLDVAFARPLKDQEAFHLLLTPQKALTPRFSPRVVFYDKEGKPLGEALKRGRPFADLLQLAQNWGKEGKELKGDLNGDGKVDGADLQALGQGYYLKASPPPPAGGEGSQGQGEGNAP; encoded by the coding sequence ATGCGGAAGCTTTGGCCCCTCTTCCTCCTCCTCGTCGCCTGCGGCACCCAAGACTCCACGGGGGTGGGAATGGAACCCTTGCGCCTCACCAGCACCAGCCTTCCTCCCGCCTACCTGGGGGAGGCCTACACCGCCACCTTCAGCGCCGAAGGGGGGGTACGGCCCTACACCTTTAGCCTCGAGGGCAAACTCCCCCAAGGCCTGGCCTTCCAAGGCGGGCGGATCACCGGGGTACCCAGGGAGAAGGGCCAGTTTCCCGTTACCCTCACCGTGGAGGATGGGGCCAAGAACAGCCGGGTCCAGCGGCTTACCCTCACGGTATCCGACCCACCCCCGCCCAGGCTTACCCTAGTGGCCCCGCCGGCCCAGGTGGAGGGGCCCTTTTTGCTCTTGGGCCGGGTGGAGGTACGGGAGACCTTGGGCTTTCAGCTGGAGCTTCCCCTAAGGGATCTGAACCCGGATCTTGCCAGCTTGAAGGTGGTGAGCCCCGTGTACCTCCTGGATTACGATGCGGAGGCAGGGCTTTTGCGCCTGGATGTGGCCTTCGCCAGACCCCTAAAGGACCAGGAGGCCTTCCACCTCCTCCTCACCCCGCAGAAGGCCCTTACCCCCAGGTTTTCCCCCCGGGTGGTCTTCTACGACAAGGAAGGGAAGCCCCTGGGGGAGGCCTTGAAGCGGGGCAGGCCCTTTGCCGACCTCCTGCAACTGGCCCAGAACTGGGGCAAGGAGGGGAAGGAGCTCAAAGGGGACCTGAACGGGGACGGCAAGGTGGACGGCGCCGATCTCCAGGCTCTGGGGCAGGGGTACTACCTCAAAGCTTCTCCGCCCCCACCTGCAGGAGGCGAGGGCAGCCAAGGCCAGGGAGAGGGGAATGCCCCGTGA
- a CDS encoding GNAT family N-acetyltransferase, producing the protein MRSRVRPLRPEDLPTYLALRLALWPEGGDDLKEVEGLLQDPDQAAFGAEVEGQLVGFVEASLRPYAEGCDTRPVGYLEGWYVAPEWRGQGIGRALAEAAEARARARGCREMASDAELSNLPSTRTQRLLHRPKSKRLANGLFGAPVVAQATTGYLGQEVHRRLGYQEVERIVCFRKDL; encoded by the coding sequence GTGAGGTCTAGGGTCCGGCCCCTTCGCCCGGAGGACCTTCCCACCTACTTGGCGTTGCGCCTTGCCCTCTGGCCCGAGGGTGGGGATGACCTAAAGGAGGTGGAGGGCCTGCTTCAAGACCCCGACCAGGCAGCCTTTGGGGCCGAAGTGGAGGGGCAGCTGGTGGGCTTCGTGGAGGCTTCCTTGCGCCCTTACGCCGAGGGGTGCGACACCCGCCCCGTGGGCTACCTGGAGGGCTGGTACGTGGCCCCGGAATGGCGGGGGCAAGGGATAGGCCGTGCCCTTGCGGAAGCCGCGGAGGCCCGGGCTCGGGCGAGGGGGTGCCGGGAGATGGCCTCGGACGCGGAACTCAGCAACCTCCCAAGTACCCGCACGCAAAGGTTGCTCCATCGGCCAAAGTCAAAGCGGCTTGCTAATGGCCTCTTTGGGGCCCCCGTCGTGGCGCAAGCCACGACGGGGTACTTAGGCCAGGAGGTCCACCGCCGCTTGGGGTACCAGGAGGTGGAGCGCATCGTCTGCTTCCGCAAGGACCTTTAG
- a CDS encoding macro domain-containing protein, which yields MARIRVAEGDITAFQGDAIVNAANNHLKLGAGVAGAILRKGGPSIQEECDRIGPIRVGEAAVTGAGNLGVRYVIHAAVLGDEPASLDTVRKATRSALEKAVALGLRTVAFPLLGTGVGGLPVEAVARAMLEEIKKAPDTLEVTLYGYRKEDAEAIRRAL from the coding sequence ATGGCCCGCATCCGCGTGGCAGAAGGGGACATCACCGCGTTCCAGGGGGACGCCATCGTCAACGCCGCCAACAACCACCTGAAGCTGGGCGCCGGGGTGGCGGGGGCCATCCTGCGCAAAGGGGGCCCCTCCATCCAGGAGGAGTGCGACCGCATCGGCCCCATCCGGGTGGGCGAGGCCGCGGTCACGGGGGCGGGGAACCTAGGGGTGCGCTACGTGATCCACGCTGCCGTCCTGGGGGATGAACCCGCCAGCCTAGACACCGTGCGGAAGGCCACCCGAAGCGCCCTGGAAAAGGCAGTGGCGCTCGGCCTTAGGACCGTGGCCTTCCCCTTGTTGGGCACAGGGGTAGGGGGGCTTCCCGTGGAGGCCGTGGCCCGGGCGATGCTGGAGGAGATCAAGAAGGCCCCGGACACCCTCGAGGTCACCCTTTACGGCTACCGCAAGGAGGACGCCGAGGCCATCCGCCGGGCCCTCTAA
- a CDS encoding SDR family NAD(P)-dependent oxidoreductase translates to MSRDILGLEGRIVMVTGAGRGFGRAIAHGYGRNGATVIAVDPDVELATGVASEVEALGATAIPIRGDMSVVLDVTTTFEKVEELFGLLDGIVHVTTAESKTPFVELLEGEWYDLMSQDVKSSLYVLQQGLRHLAGGGFVTLVLPPAVRIEPHTLSVRRAVEGLIEGVTRTFPGVRVNGVVPSRDPVSEVYDQALVRAALGLGSMVSEGVRGVVLEVELPEPPPSPEVYELLREVP, encoded by the coding sequence ATGTCACGGGATATCTTGGGCCTCGAGGGGCGGATCGTCATGGTGACGGGGGCCGGCAGGGGCTTTGGACGGGCCATCGCCCATGGCTACGGGCGCAACGGGGCCACGGTCATCGCCGTGGACCCCGATGTGGAGCTGGCCACCGGGGTGGCCTCGGAGGTGGAGGCCCTCGGGGCCACGGCCATCCCCATCCGGGGGGACATGAGCGTGGTCCTGGACGTGACCACCACCTTTGAAAAGGTGGAGGAACTTTTTGGCCTATTGGACGGCATCGTCCACGTGACCACCGCCGAGAGCAAGACCCCCTTCGTGGAGCTATTGGAAGGGGAGTGGTACGACCTCATGAGCCAGGATGTGAAGTCCAGCCTCTATGTCCTGCAGCAGGGTCTGCGCCACCTGGCAGGGGGGGGATTCGTCACCTTGGTGTTGCCGCCGGCGGTGCGCATTGAGCCCCATACTCTTTCCGTGCGCCGGGCGGTGGAAGGGCTCATCGAGGGGGTCACCCGGACCTTTCCCGGGGTGCGGGTGAATGGGGTGGTGCCCTCCCGGGACCCGGTTTCCGAGGTCTACGACCAAGCCTTGGTCCGGGCGGCCCTGGGCCTGGGTTCCATGGTTTCCGAAGGGGTCCGCGGAGTGGTACTGGAGGTGGAGCTTCCCGAGCCTCCCCCGTCCCCTGAGGTCTACGAGCTCCTTAGGGAAGTGCCATGA
- the nrdR gene encoding transcriptional regulator NrdR — MKCPYCGHPDTRVVDSRPSDEGAAIRRRRECPACGRRFTTYERTQLEPLMVLKRDGRREPFNPDKLLRGLLLACEKRPVDPEVLRRFAYTFEDQATGPEITSEEIGLKAMAFLRDLDHVAYIRFASVYREFDSVERFIEEIRRLGGVDKKEGA, encoded by the coding sequence ATGAAGTGCCCTTACTGCGGTCATCCCGACACCCGGGTGGTGGACTCCCGTCCCTCCGACGAGGGGGCGGCCATCCGCCGCCGTCGGGAGTGCCCGGCCTGTGGCCGCCGCTTCACCACCTACGAGCGCACCCAGCTGGAACCCCTCATGGTGCTGAAGCGGGACGGCCGTAGGGAACCCTTCAACCCCGATAAGCTCCTGAGGGGGCTCCTCCTGGCGTGCGAAAAGCGCCCCGTGGACCCGGAGGTTCTCCGCCGCTTTGCTTACACCTTTGAAGACCAGGCGACGGGCCCGGAGATCACCTCCGAGGAGATCGGCCTGAAGGCTATGGCCTTCTTAAGGGATCTGGACCACGTGGCCTACATCCGCTTCGCCTCCGTGTACCGGGAATTTGATTCCGTGGAGCGCTTCATCGAGGAGATCCGGCGCCTGGGGGGTGTTGACAAGAAGGAGGGGGCTTGA
- a CDS encoding NUDIX hydrolase, with protein sequence MRRKRQVRVARKRVVSAGGVVLRGRVPEVLVVSLKGGRVVTLPKGQVEPGERYPETAVREVREETGVEVSVVSSLGKVRYYFTVRNGGEPVTVSKEVHYFLMAYRGGEPRPQLTEVEAAFFLPASEALERLSYPNEREMLLKALARWRPSRLHSSPEPGA encoded by the coding sequence GTGCGGAGGAAGCGTCAGGTCCGGGTGGCCAGAAAGCGGGTGGTGTCCGCCGGGGGCGTGGTCCTTCGGGGAAGGGTTCCCGAGGTATTGGTGGTGTCCCTGAAGGGAGGGCGGGTGGTGACCCTTCCCAAGGGGCAGGTGGAACCCGGGGAGCGTTACCCGGAGACGGCGGTGCGGGAGGTGCGGGAGGAAACCGGGGTGGAGGTGTCGGTGGTTTCCTCCTTGGGCAAGGTACGCTACTACTTCACCGTGCGGAACGGAGGAGAACCGGTCACGGTGAGCAAGGAGGTGCACTACTTTCTCATGGCCTATCGCGGGGGCGAACCCAGGCCCCAGCTCACCGAGGTGGAAGCGGCCTTTTTCCTGCCTGCCTCAGAGGCCCTGGAGCGCCTTTCCTACCCCAATGAGCGGGAGATGCTCTTAAAGGCTCTGGCCCGCTGGCGTCCCTCCCGGCTGCATTCCTCCCCGGAGCCTGGGGCCTAG
- the meaB gene encoding methylmalonyl Co-A mutase-associated GTPase MeaB, translating to MTAQESQGEELLHRFRQGDVRALARALTLVESGHPVGQELLKRLRGQARAKVVGITGSPGAGKSTLTDRLILEARKRGERVGVLAVDPSSPFTGGAILGDRIRMMRHHQDPGVYIRSLASRGALGGLAGATVAALALLEAFGFDRIFVETVGVGQSEVDIARVADTTLLVLTPAAGDAVQAFKAGVMEIADLFAVNKFDLPGGERIIQELKSALELSPPRPGGWRPPIFPTVAATGEGVEALFEGLEAHHRHLLEHGLLEIHRLERARFEVESVIQEWGRKRTQGAGDLVARVARGELSPEEAALALLDPKTPP from the coding sequence ATGACGGCCCAGGAAAGCCAAGGGGAAGAGCTTCTTCATCGCTTTCGCCAAGGGGATGTGAGGGCCCTGGCCAGGGCCCTCACCCTGGTGGAATCGGGGCACCCTGTGGGGCAGGAGCTCTTAAAGCGCCTGCGGGGGCAGGCCCGGGCCAAGGTGGTGGGCATCACCGGAAGTCCCGGGGCTGGCAAGAGTACCCTCACCGACCGCTTGATCCTGGAGGCCAGGAAGAGGGGGGAGCGGGTGGGGGTCTTGGCGGTGGACCCCTCCAGTCCCTTTACCGGAGGGGCCATCCTGGGGGACCGGATCCGCATGATGCGCCACCACCAGGACCCCGGGGTCTACATCCGCTCCCTGGCCTCGAGGGGAGCCCTGGGGGGTCTGGCGGGGGCCACGGTGGCCGCCTTAGCCCTTCTGGAGGCCTTCGGCTTTGACCGCATCTTCGTGGAAACCGTGGGGGTAGGCCAGAGCGAGGTGGACATCGCCCGGGTGGCAGACACCACCCTCCTCGTCCTCACCCCCGCCGCAGGCGATGCGGTCCAGGCTTTCAAGGCCGGGGTCATGGAGATCGCCGACCTCTTCGCCGTGAACAAGTTTGACCTTCCAGGCGGGGAAAGGATCATCCAAGAGCTGAAAAGCGCCCTGGAACTCTCCCCCCCGCGCCCCGGGGGCTGGCGTCCCCCTATCTTCCCCACGGTGGCGGCCACCGGGGAAGGGGTGGAGGCGCTTTTTGAGGGCCTCGAGGCCCACCACCGCCACCTCCTGGAGCACGGCCTCCTGGAGATCCACCGCCTGGAGCGGGCCCGGTTTGAGGTGGAAAGCGTCATCCAAGAATGGGGGCGGAAGAGGACCCAAGGCGCGGGCGACCTGGTAGCCCGGGTGGCCCGGGGGGAGCTTTCCCCGGAGGAGGCCGCCTTGGCCCTTCTAGACCCCAAGACCCCTCCCTAG
- a CDS encoding RidA family protein yields the protein MEAVRTDKAPQAIGPYSQAVRARGMVFVSGQIPLRPDGTLVEGDIRTQTEQVMENLQAILEAAGSSLSQVVQTTCFLADMEDFPAFNEVYAHYFQAPYPARATVAVKALPKGVRVEVACIALAD from the coding sequence ATGGAAGCGGTGAGAACGGATAAAGCCCCCCAGGCCATCGGCCCTTACTCCCAGGCGGTGCGGGCCAGGGGAATGGTCTTCGTCTCCGGCCAGATCCCCTTAAGGCCCGACGGCACCCTGGTGGAAGGGGATATCCGCACCCAGACGGAGCAGGTCATGGAGAACTTGCAGGCCATCCTGGAGGCCGCAGGCTCCAGCCTTTCCCAGGTGGTGCAGACCACTTGCTTCCTGGCGGACATGGAGGACTTCCCCGCCTTCAACGAGGTCTACGCCCACTACTTCCAAGCCCCCTACCCCGCCCGGGCCACGGTGGCGGTGAAGGCCCTGCCCAAGGGGGTCCGGGTGGAGGTGGCCTGCATCGCCCTGGCGGATTAA